A genome region from Populus alba chromosome 3, ASM523922v2, whole genome shotgun sequence includes the following:
- the LOC118038030 gene encoding growth-regulating factor 1 isoform X1, protein MLNTTSARNSLLFTATQWHELEHQALIYKYMVSGVPVPPELLYSIKRSLESSLASRLFPHQPTGWGCFQAGGGRKADPEPGRCRRTDGKKWRCSKEAFPDSKYCERHMHRGRNRSRKPVELASATTTAAIPLTSINRNLYNNTVSPSSSSYSFSNLSSSMESEIYAHQDSSRSAFLYPHSSSSGPTAGSGFSPQNSTTHNLFLDCGSSPHADKEYRYSHGIREYVDERAFFPDALGSARGVQDSYNQLTMSSYKGYSQSQFQSFANTSKEEQQQPGHHCFVLGTDIIKSSATRSIKLEKEPETQKPLHHFFGEWEPRDADSGLDLASSSRPHDNDD, encoded by the exons ATGTTGAACACAACAAGTGCTAGAAATAGCCTTCTTTTTACTGCAACTCAATGGCATGAGCTAGAACACCAAGCTCTCATCTACAAATACATGGTCTCTGGTGTCCCTGTTCCTCCGGAACTCCTCTATTCTATCAAAAGAAGCTTGGAATCTTCTTTGGCATCAAGACTCTTTCCTCATCAACCTA CTGGGTGGGGTTGTTTTCAGGCGGGTGGTGGCAGAAAAGCAGACCCAGAGCCAGGAAGGTGCAGAAGAACTGATGGAAAGAAATGGAGGTGCTCAAAAGAAGCATTCCCAGACTCCAAGTACTGTGAGAGGCACATGCACAGAGGCAGGAATCGTTCAAGAAAGCCTGTGGAACTTGCATCAGCTACCACAACAGCAGCAATTCCCTTAACATCAATCAACAGAAACCTCTATAACAACACTGTTTCGCCCTCCAGTTCCTCTTATTCTTTCTCtaacctttcttcttctatggAATCTGAAATTTATGCCCATCAAGATTCCAGCCGCAGCGCCTTCCTTTATCCTCATTCTTCATCTTCTGGTCCTACAGCTGGTTCTGGTTTTTCACCTCAAAACAGCACCACTCATAACCTGTTCTTGGACTGTGGATCTTCTCCTCATGCTGATAAAGAGTATAG GTATTCTCATGGAATAAGGGAGTATGTGGACGAGAGAGCTTTCTTCCCAGATGCTTTAGGGAGTGCAAGAGGCGTACAAGACTCATACAATCAATTGACAATGAGTTCCTACAAAGGCTACTCGCAGTCACAGTTTCAAAGCTTTGCTAATACTTCTAAAGAAGAGCAGCAACAACCAGGGCACCATTGCTTTGTTTTGGGCACTGATATTATCAAGTCATCAGCTACAAGGTCAATCAAGTTGGAGAAAGAACCTGAAACCCAGAAGCCATTGCACCATTTCTTTGGTGAGTGGGAACCGAGGGATGCAGACTCCGGGCTTGATCTTGCATCCAGTTCAAGACCTCACGACAAtg ATGATTGA
- the LOC118038030 gene encoding uncharacterized protein isoform X2: MLNTTSARNSLLFTATQWHELEHQALIYKYMVSGVPVPPELLYSIKRSLESSLASRLFPHQPTGWGCFQAGGGRKADPEPGRCRRTDGKKWRCSKEAFPDSKYCERHMHRGRNRSRKPVELASATTTAAIPLTSINRNLYNNTVSPSSSSYSFSNLSSSMESEIYAHQDSSRSAFLYPHSSSSGPTAGSGFSPQNSTTHNLFLDCGSSPHADKEYREYVDERAFFPDALGSARGVQDSYNQLTMSSYKGYSQSQFQSFANTSKEEQQQPGHHCFVLGTDIIKSSATRSIKLEKEPETQKPLHHFFGEWEPRDADSGLDLASSSRPHDNDD; the protein is encoded by the exons ATGTTGAACACAACAAGTGCTAGAAATAGCCTTCTTTTTACTGCAACTCAATGGCATGAGCTAGAACACCAAGCTCTCATCTACAAATACATGGTCTCTGGTGTCCCTGTTCCTCCGGAACTCCTCTATTCTATCAAAAGAAGCTTGGAATCTTCTTTGGCATCAAGACTCTTTCCTCATCAACCTA CTGGGTGGGGTTGTTTTCAGGCGGGTGGTGGCAGAAAAGCAGACCCAGAGCCAGGAAGGTGCAGAAGAACTGATGGAAAGAAATGGAGGTGCTCAAAAGAAGCATTCCCAGACTCCAAGTACTGTGAGAGGCACATGCACAGAGGCAGGAATCGTTCAAGAAAGCCTGTGGAACTTGCATCAGCTACCACAACAGCAGCAATTCCCTTAACATCAATCAACAGAAACCTCTATAACAACACTGTTTCGCCCTCCAGTTCCTCTTATTCTTTCTCtaacctttcttcttctatggAATCTGAAATTTATGCCCATCAAGATTCCAGCCGCAGCGCCTTCCTTTATCCTCATTCTTCATCTTCTGGTCCTACAGCTGGTTCTGGTTTTTCACCTCAAAACAGCACCACTCATAACCTGTTCTTGGACTGTGGATCTTCTCCTCATGCTGATAAAGAGTATAG GGAGTATGTGGACGAGAGAGCTTTCTTCCCAGATGCTTTAGGGAGTGCAAGAGGCGTACAAGACTCATACAATCAATTGACAATGAGTTCCTACAAAGGCTACTCGCAGTCACAGTTTCAAAGCTTTGCTAATACTTCTAAAGAAGAGCAGCAACAACCAGGGCACCATTGCTTTGTTTTGGGCACTGATATTATCAAGTCATCAGCTACAAGGTCAATCAAGTTGGAGAAAGAACCTGAAACCCAGAAGCCATTGCACCATTTCTTTGGTGAGTGGGAACCGAGGGATGCAGACTCCGGGCTTGATCTTGCATCCAGTTCAAGACCTCACGACAAtg ATGATTGA